From Thamnophis elegans isolate rThaEle1 chromosome 12, rThaEle1.pri, whole genome shotgun sequence, one genomic window encodes:
- the KCNE5 gene encoding potassium voltage-gated channel subfamily E regulatory beta subunit 5 translates to MEEEAPGAAGVMQEEPEANCSETRRLQRLLSRLWQELRGGGAGGPNPVSSAPSSPAARAPGEDDAYLYILLIMIFYGCLAGGLILAYTRSRKLESKHDPYHLYIERDWEAAGKGVPTSPSERSSSGESEPQ, encoded by the coding sequence ATGGAGGAGGAAGCCCCAGGCGCTGCAGGAGTCATGCAAGAGGAGCCGGAGGCCAACTGCAGCGAGACCCGGCGGCTGCAGCGCCTCTTGAGCCGCCTGTGGCAGGAACTGCGTGGCGGGGGCGCCGGGGGTCCCAACCCCGTCAGCAGCGCCCCTTCCAGCCCCGCCGCGCGGGCCCCGGGCGAGGACGACGCCTACCTGTACATCCTACTGATCATGATCTTCTACGGCTGCCTGGCGGGCGGGCTGATCCTGGCTTACACGCGCTCGCGCAAACTGGAGTCCAAGCACGATCCCTACCACCTCTACATCGAGCGCGACTGGGAGGCAGCCGGGAAGGGGGTCCCTACCAGCCCGAGCGAGCGCAGCAGCAGCGGAGAGAGCGAGCCCCAGTGA